The region TTTCAAAGCCTCACAAACAGCGGGATAAATACCGTTGTCGGAATGCATATCAGCGAAGAGCACCGCAAGGAAGCAGAAAAGAGTCATCTTAACGTCATTGTTGCAGGTCACATATCGAGCGACAACCTCGGTCTGAACCTCCTGCTCGATGAAGTCTCTCGTGATAATTCATTAGATATCCTCGAGTGTTCCGGGTTCAGGAGAATCAGGAGGCCGGGACCATCTCTTTCACAGGCTTCATGAAACCCGAAAATCTTCTCGAAGAGATAAAATCCCGAACAGATATTGTCGATTTTATCTCTGATTATGTTCCCTTGAAAAAGGCCGGCCAGAACTACAAGGGTCTCTGTCCGTTTCATTCAGAAAAAACTCCCTCCTTCATGGTCAGCCAGTCAAAACAGATATTCCACTGCTTCGGGTGCGGGATCGGCGGTGACGTCGTCACTTTCCTGATGAAACAGGAGAATCTCTCTTTCAGTGAAGCCATACGGTATCTCGCAAAAAAAACCGGTATCAGAATAGCTGTCTCTAAACGCGAAAGCGAGCGGTCCGTAAAACGTGAACAGATACTCAGGGTCAATGAAGAGGCGATGAATTTTTATAAAAAGACCCTGCATGATTCAAAGACAGCCATGGACTACCTGAAAAACAGGGGGATCAGTAATGAATCGATAAAATCGTTTGCCCTGGGATATGCAGGCGGAAACCGTGACGACCTTTACGCCCACCTGAAAAAAAACGGATATTCGGATCTTCAGCTCACAGGAGCCGGAATCGCAGTTGCTGAGGGGAAAGGGTACAGGGACTGGTTCAGAAACAGGATCATTTTCCCGATCATGAACATGAAAAACGATGTCATCGCTTTTGGCGGGAGGGTCATGGACAGTTCCCTGCCGAAATATATCAATACGCCCGAGACGGATGTATTCAAAAAAAGCGATGCCCTCTTCGCAATCAACCTCTCGAGGGATGAGATAAGGAAAAAAGATTATGCAATAATCGTAGAGGGATATCTTGATACGATTGTATGCCACCAGCACGGTTTCAGAAATACCGTTGCACCGCTGGGCACGGCGCTGACCTCCCGGCATCTGCAGAAACTCAAGGTTCTGTCCCGGAGGGCCGTGCTCGTCTTTGACAGTGATCAGGCCGGCATAGCCGCAGCCCGCAGGTCCCTTCTCGTCCTCTGTGAGAACGATTTCAGGGCAAAGGTGCTGCTACTTCCCGAGAATGAAGACCCTGACAGCTTTCTGCGGGAAAACGGGAGCCAACCTTTCAAAAAGATGCTTTCTGAGGCAGCCTCCATGGTCGTTTTCCTGATGAATACATCGAAAGATAAAAGGAGCGATACGGTCCGGGAAGCGCTCAGAATAATTTCTGCGGTAAAGGACCTTATTCTGGCAGATGAGATGCTGTCGGAACTTTCGGACTGTGCAGGTATTCATGAAACCGTCCTCAGAGAAGAACTTGAAAAGATCAGAAAACGCCCCGGTATCAAGGCTGCAGAAAAGGAAAGCCCGGGTCACACGGTTTCCCACAGGGAAGAATACATTCTCCTGAGTACCGTTATCGCCTTCCCTGAAAAAGCTGAATATATTCTTTCGAAACTCGATACAGAGACGCTCAAGGAAGAATCAGTGCGGGCTGTTTTCGGCAAGATAAGATCTCTTGCAGAGAATCTCACTGTTGATCGTCTTCTCGCAACAGCCGATGAAACTGAAAGATCACTGATTACCGAACTGTCACTGAATCCGGGGTTTGATCAGGAGCATGTTGACAGAAATATTGACGACTGTCTCCAAACAATTCAGCAACGGAGACTGGAGG is a window of Nitrospirota bacterium DNA encoding:
- the dnaG gene encoding DNA primase, which translates into the protein MKPENLLEEIKSRTDIVDFISDYVPLKKAGQNYKGLCPFHSEKTPSFMVSQSKQIFHCFGCGIGGDVVTFLMKQENLSFSEAIRYLAKKTGIRIAVSKRESERSVKREQILRVNEEAMNFYKKTLHDSKTAMDYLKNRGISNESIKSFALGYAGGNRDDLYAHLKKNGYSDLQLTGAGIAVAEGKGYRDWFRNRIIFPIMNMKNDVIAFGGRVMDSSLPKYINTPETDVFKKSDALFAINLSRDEIRKKDYAIIVEGYLDTIVCHQHGFRNTVAPLGTALTSRHLQKLKVLSRRAVLVFDSDQAGIAAARRSLLVLCENDFRAKVLLLPENEDPDSFLRENGSQPFKKMLSEAASMVVFLMNTSKDKRSDTVREALRIISAVKDLILADEMLSELSDCAGIHETVLREELEKIRKRPGIKAAEKESPGHTVSHREEYILLSTVIAFPEKAEYILSKLDTETLKEESVRAVFGKIRSLAENLTVDRLLATADETERSLITELSLNPGFDQEHVDRNIDDCLQTIQQRRLEAKRRSAEKSGDVALLDSLLKEKQKFLKRAHP